A genomic region of Phenylobacterium parvum contains the following coding sequences:
- a CDS encoding glutamine synthetase family protein: MTSRKKRPPPGSREKRGVASLEAAGPWLARQSIEEIECVVPDLAGVARGKIMPVRKFLGAPSMNLPLAVFYQTITGDFPEVMGTISAVQSDTDIFLNPDFATLAVVPWAQDPTAQVIHDAFHPDGRPVEEAPRQVLRRVLGLYRDRGWTPVVAPELEFYLVDKNTDPDYPLRPPVGRSGRPETGRQGYSIAAVNEFDALFEDMYEYSDAQGLEIDTLIHESGVAQMEINLRHGDPLELADQVFMFKRTIREAALEHDIYATFMAKPMAGEPGSAMHIHQSILDADGRPLFSDRKTGEATRAYLSFIAGQQRYLPAVMAVLAPYVNSYRRIARGTGAPVNTQWGHDNRTCGLRAPPSDPANRRLENRIPSSDANPYLAIAAVLAAGWLGMTQDLTPTEPVATDASALGIELPRNLLEALVLFEQCEALKDVLGGIFCGAYATVKRAEYETFMQTISPWEREFLLLNV; the protein is encoded by the coding sequence ATGACCTCCCGCAAGAAGCGTCCGCCCCCGGGCTCCCGGGAGAAGCGCGGCGTCGCCTCCCTGGAGGCCGCCGGGCCCTGGCTGGCGCGCCAGTCCATCGAGGAGATCGAGTGCGTCGTCCCCGACCTCGCCGGGGTGGCGCGCGGCAAGATCATGCCGGTCCGCAAGTTCCTCGGCGCGCCGTCCATGAACCTGCCCCTGGCGGTCTTCTACCAGACCATCACCGGCGACTTCCCGGAGGTGATGGGGACCATCTCCGCGGTCCAGTCGGACACCGACATCTTCCTGAACCCCGACTTCGCCACCCTGGCGGTGGTGCCCTGGGCGCAGGATCCGACGGCCCAGGTGATCCACGACGCCTTCCACCCCGACGGCCGCCCCGTCGAAGAGGCGCCGCGGCAGGTCCTTCGCCGGGTGCTCGGCCTCTACCGCGACCGGGGCTGGACCCCCGTGGTCGCCCCCGAGCTGGAATTCTACCTGGTCGACAAGAACACCGACCCCGACTACCCGCTGCGCCCGCCGGTCGGGCGGTCGGGGCGGCCGGAGACGGGCCGGCAGGGCTATTCCATCGCCGCGGTCAACGAGTTCGACGCCCTCTTCGAGGACATGTACGAGTACTCCGACGCCCAGGGCCTGGAGATCGACACCCTGATCCACGAGAGCGGCGTGGCGCAGATGGAGATCAACCTCCGGCATGGCGACCCGCTGGAGCTGGCCGACCAGGTCTTCATGTTCAAGCGCACCATCCGCGAGGCGGCGCTGGAGCACGACATCTACGCCACCTTCATGGCCAAGCCGATGGCCGGCGAGCCGGGCAGCGCCATGCACATCCACCAGTCCATCCTGGACGCCGACGGCCGGCCCCTGTTCTCGGACCGCAAGACGGGCGAGGCCACCCGGGCCTACCTGTCCTTCATCGCCGGCCAGCAGCGCTACCTTCCGGCCGTCATGGCCGTGCTGGCGCCCTACGTGAACTCCTACCGCCGCATCGCCCGGGGGACGGGCGCCCCGGTGAACACCCAGTGGGGCCATGACAACCGCACCTGCGGCCTGCGCGCGCCGCCGTCGGACCCCGCCAACCGACGGCTGGAGAACCGGATCCCCTCGTCCGACGCCAATCCCTACCTGGCCATCGCCGCCGTCCTGGCGGCGGGCTGGCTGGGCATGACCCAGGACCTGACCCCCACCGAGCCTGTGGCCACCGACGCCTCCGCCCTGGGCATCGAGCTGCCGCGCAACCTCCTGGAGGCCCTTGTCCTCTTCGAGCAGTGCGAGGCCCTGAAGGACGTCCTGGGCGGGATCTTCTGCGGCGCCTACGCAACCGTGAAGCGAGCCGAGTACGAGACCTTCATGCAGACCATCAGCCCCTGGGAGCGCGAGTTCCTGCTGCTGAACGTCTAG
- a CDS encoding aspartate aminotransferase family protein has product MTVPIRNHDIAELRRLDLAHHLPAQADHRLIASLGGSRIITRAEGSTIFDGEGNAILDGMAGLWCVNVGYGREELAKAAYDQMLELPYYNTFFRTATPPPVKLAARIASKMGGHLSHVFFNSSGSEAVDTVFRLARHYWKLKGQPQRRIFISRWNAYHGSTVAGVSLGGMKAMHAQGDLPVPGVEHVMQPYLFGEGFGEDPDAFAARAAQAIEDRILEVGPENVAAFIGEPVQGAGGVIIPPEGYWPRVEAICRKYGILLVCDEVICGFGRLGQWFGHHHYGVKPDMISMAKGLSSGYLPISATGVADHIVAELREKGGDFVHGYTYSGHPTAAAVALANLDIIEREGLVERTREDTGPYLARALATLNDHPLVGETRSLGLIGAVEIVREPGTNKRFLDKEGEAGPVVRDLCIRNGLMVRGIRDTIVCCPPLIITHAEIDRLVSIIRRSLDEAEPILRALKPEAAG; this is encoded by the coding sequence GTGACTGTTCCGATCCGCAACCACGACATCGCCGAGCTTCGCCGGCTGGACCTGGCGCACCACCTGCCGGCCCAGGCTGACCACCGGCTGATCGCCAGCCTGGGCGGCAGCCGGATCATCACCCGGGCCGAGGGCAGCACGATCTTCGACGGGGAGGGGAACGCCATCCTCGACGGCATGGCCGGGCTCTGGTGCGTCAATGTGGGCTATGGTCGGGAGGAGCTGGCCAAGGCCGCCTACGACCAGATGCTCGAGCTGCCCTACTACAACACCTTCTTCCGGACGGCGACGCCGCCCCCGGTGAAGCTGGCGGCCCGCATCGCCAGCAAGATGGGCGGCCACCTGAGCCATGTCTTCTTCAACTCTTCGGGCTCCGAGGCTGTCGACACGGTCTTCCGCCTGGCCCGTCACTACTGGAAGCTGAAGGGCCAGCCCCAGCGCCGCATCTTCATCAGCCGCTGGAACGCCTACCACGGCTCCACCGTGGCGGGGGTGTCGCTGGGCGGCATGAAGGCCATGCACGCCCAGGGCGACCTGCCGGTGCCCGGCGTCGAGCACGTCATGCAGCCCTACCTCTTCGGAGAGGGCTTCGGCGAGGACCCTGACGCCTTCGCCGCCCGCGCCGCCCAGGCCATCGAGGACAGAATCCTCGAGGTCGGCCCCGAGAACGTCGCGGCCTTCATTGGTGAGCCCGTCCAGGGCGCCGGCGGGGTCATCATCCCGCCCGAGGGCTATTGGCCGAGGGTCGAGGCCATCTGCCGCAAGTACGGCATCCTCTTGGTCTGCGATGAGGTGATCTGCGGCTTTGGCCGGCTGGGCCAGTGGTTCGGCCACCACCACTACGGCGTGAAGCCGGACATGATCTCCATGGCCAAGGGCCTGTCCTCGGGCTACCTGCCGATCAGCGCCACCGGCGTAGCCGATCACATCGTGGCCGAGCTGCGCGAGAAGGGCGGCGACTTCGTCCATGGCTATACCTACAGCGGCCACCCGACCGCCGCCGCCGTGGCCCTGGCCAACCTCGACATCATCGAGCGTGAGGGCCTGGTGGAGCGCACCCGCGAGGATACCGGCCCCTACCTGGCCCGCGCCCTGGCCACCCTCAACGACCACCCCCTGGTGGGCGAGACCCGCTCCCTCGGCCTGATCGGGGCGGTGGAGATCGTCCGCGAGCCCGGGACCAACAAGCGGTTCCTCGACAAGGAGGGCGAGGCCGGCCCGGTGGTGCGCGACCTCTGCATCCGCAACGGCCTTATGGTGCGCGGCATCCGCGACACCATCGTGTGCTGCCCGCCTCTCATCATCACCCACGCCGAGATCGACCGGCTGGTCTCCATCATCCGCCGATCCCTCGACGAAGCCGAGCCCATCCTGCGGGCCCTGAAGCCGGAGGCTGCGGGATGA
- a CDS encoding gamma-glutamyl-gamma-aminobutyrate hydrolase family protein, whose amino-acid sequence MARPVAGIVCCTRTVGIEPAQAVMNRYVASAMAYADAAALLIPSMPQYMRASDVAGRLDGLLLTGSPSNLDPSAYGEAADDAPGPFDPARDSMTGDLIRAMLDLGRPVFGICRGFQELNVAFGGSLRRDVSEHPDLLKHHAPDEVGFNEMFDHAHDVALTPGGVLAAALGEDRIRVNSVHFQGVSRLGDGLNVEARADDGVVEAFSARVNAAPVLAVQWHPEWRTGENPQSQVFFNVFGRALRGEPLVR is encoded by the coding sequence ATGGCCCGTCCCGTCGCCGGCATCGTCTGCTGCACCCGCACAGTCGGGATCGAGCCCGCCCAGGCGGTGATGAACCGCTATGTGGCCTCCGCCATGGCCTATGCCGACGCCGCCGCCCTGTTGATCCCTTCGATGCCGCAGTACATGCGGGCCTCGGATGTGGCCGGGCGGCTGGACGGCCTGCTCCTGACGGGCAGTCCCTCCAACCTGGACCCCTCAGCCTACGGTGAGGCTGCGGACGACGCCCCGGGCCCCTTCGATCCGGCCCGCGACTCCATGACCGGCGACCTGATCCGCGCCATGCTCGACCTGGGCCGGCCGGTCTTCGGCATCTGCCGGGGCTTCCAGGAGCTGAACGTGGCCTTCGGCGGCAGCCTGCGGCGGGATGTCTCGGAGCATCCGGACCTGCTGAAGCACCACGCCCCGGACGAGGTGGGCTTCAACGAGATGTTCGACCACGCCCACGACGTGGCCCTGACGCCCGGCGGGGTCCTGGCCGCGGCCCTGGGCGAGGACCGGATCCGGGTGAACTCCGTCCACTTCCAGGGGGTCTCGCGGCTGGGCGATGGCCTCAATGTCGAGGCCCGGGCCGATGACGGCGTGGTCGAGGCCTTCTCGGCGCGCGTGAACGCCGCCCCGGTCCTCGCCGTCCAGTGGCACCCGGAATGGCGGACGGGCGAAAATCCGCAAAGTCAGGTATTCTTCAACGTCTTCGGGCGGGCCCTCCGGGGCGAACCGCTTGTCCGCTGA
- a CDS encoding ABC transporter ATP-binding protein, which yields MSKPIITFENVTKRFGRMVAVDNVSLTIDEGEFFCLLGPSGCGKTTLLRMLAGFETPTEGRILIDGQDISTVPPNRRPVNMVFQSYAVFPHMSVADNVAYGLRIDRVPAAERDRRVEEALELVQLGGLGGRKPDQLSGGQRQRVALARALVKRPRVLLLDEPLSALDAKLRDQMRTELSSLQETVGITFIMVTHDQDEALALASRCAVMNRGLLQQVATPNDLYEFPGSRFVADFIGSVNLFEGVLAVDEQDQAVIRSPELPTDIYLDHGVTGGKGATVWAALRPEKIELHKYAPGRPPPVLDDSPAGSNLVRGVIRHESYLGSESTYEVEIAGGRRVKVLRSNLTRWDQEDFALGEEVWLGWHACSPAVLLN from the coding sequence ATGAGCAAGCCCATCATCACCTTCGAGAACGTCACCAAGCGCTTCGGCCGCATGGTCGCCGTCGACAACGTCTCGCTCACCATCGACGAGGGGGAGTTCTTCTGCCTGCTGGGCCCCTCGGGCTGCGGCAAGACCACCCTCCTGCGCATGCTCGCCGGGTTCGAGACCCCTACCGAGGGCCGCATCCTGATCGACGGGCAGGACATCTCCACCGTGCCGCCCAACCGGCGGCCGGTGAACATGGTCTTCCAGTCCTACGCGGTCTTCCCGCACATGAGCGTGGCCGACAACGTCGCCTACGGCCTCAGGATCGACCGGGTCCCGGCGGCGGAGCGGGACCGGCGGGTCGAGGAGGCGCTGGAGCTGGTGCAGCTCGGCGGCCTGGGCGGACGCAAGCCGGACCAGCTGTCCGGCGGGCAGCGCCAGCGCGTGGCCCTGGCCCGGGCCCTGGTCAAGCGCCCGCGGGTGCTCCTGCTGGACGAGCCCCTGTCGGCCCTGGACGCCAAGCTGCGCGACCAGATGCGCACCGAGCTGAGCTCCCTTCAGGAGACCGTCGGCATCACCTTCATCATGGTCACCCACGACCAGGACGAGGCCCTGGCCCTGGCCAGCCGGTGCGCGGTCATGAACCGCGGCCTGCTGCAGCAGGTGGCGACGCCCAACGACCTCTACGAGTTTCCGGGCAGCCGCTTCGTGGCCGACTTCATCGGGTCCGTGAACCTGTTCGAGGGTGTCCTCGCCGTGGATGAACAGGACCAGGCGGTGATCCGCTCCCCGGAACTCCCCACCGACATCTACCTCGACCACGGCGTCACGGGCGGCAAGGGAGCCACCGTCTGGGCGGCCCTGCGTCCCGAGAAGATCGAGCTGCACAAGTATGCGCCGGGGCGGCCCCCGCCGGTGCTGGACGACTCCCCCGCCGGCTCCAACCTCGTACGGGGCGTCATCCGCCACGAGTCCTACCTGGGCAGCGAGAGCACCTATGAGGTGGAGATCGCCGGGGGGCGGCGGGTCAAGGTGCTCAGGTCCAACCTGACCCGCTGGGACCAGGAGGACTTCGCCCTTGGCGAGGAGGTCTGGCTCGGCTGGCACGCCTGCTCGCCCGCCGTCCTCCTGAACTGA
- a CDS encoding ABC transporter permease: protein MAKRPAPGPLEYLRRWPLQLWLAGVGVFLYAPLVALMVFSFNDSRRNIVWQGFTLKYYEKALNNASLIEAFVNSLTIAAVSTFLSLILGALAALALWRFRFPGKAGFDGALALPIVAPEICLGVAMLVFFAKVLPWPQGLPWPMNLGAIIIAHVSFSFPFVAVVVRARMASFNRELEEAARDLGASEWRTLKDVILPHMAPSLVAGGFLAFTLSLDDFVITFFTSGPDTVTFPVKVYSMVRFSVTPEVNAASTILIVLTVVLTAIALKVQGDPASTAGGHAALDRPKDRP from the coding sequence ATGGCGAAGCGTCCGGCTCCCGGTCCCCTGGAATACCTGCGCCGGTGGCCCCTGCAGCTTTGGCTGGCCGGCGTCGGCGTCTTTCTCTACGCCCCGCTGGTCGCGCTGATGGTGTTCAGCTTCAACGACAGCCGGCGCAACATCGTCTGGCAGGGCTTCACCCTGAAGTACTACGAGAAGGCGCTGAACAACGCCTCGCTGATTGAGGCCTTCGTCAACAGCCTGACCATCGCCGCGGTCTCCACCTTCCTGAGCCTGATCCTCGGCGCCCTGGCCGCCCTGGCCCTCTGGCGGTTCCGTTTTCCGGGCAAGGCCGGCTTCGACGGCGCCCTGGCCCTGCCCATCGTGGCGCCCGAGATCTGCCTGGGCGTGGCCATGCTGGTTTTCTTCGCCAAGGTCCTGCCCTGGCCGCAGGGCCTGCCCTGGCCGATGAACTTGGGCGCCATCATCATCGCCCACGTCTCCTTCTCCTTCCCCTTCGTGGCGGTGGTGGTCCGGGCGAGAATGGCCAGCTTCAACCGGGAGCTTGAAGAGGCCGCCCGGGACCTCGGCGCCAGTGAGTGGCGTACGCTGAAGGACGTCATCCTGCCGCACATGGCGCCCTCCCTGGTCGCCGGCGGCTTCCTCGCCTTCACCCTCAGCCTGGACGATTTCGTCATCACCTTCTTCACGTCTGGCCCGGACACCGTGACCTTCCCGGTCAAGGTCTACTCCATGGTCCGCTTCTCGGTGACGCCGGAGGTCAACGCCGCCTCCACAATTCTCATCGTCCTGACCGTTGTCCTCACCGCCATCGCCCTGAAGGTCCAGGGCGACCCGGCCTCCACGGCGGGAGGCCACGCCGCCCTCGACCGCCCCAAAGACCGTCCCTGA
- a CDS encoding ABC transporter permease — protein sequence MEQHWKSAKALFGAVLAPPLFWLALFFLVPMGIVWLYSFGENRGLTEIALTGTFSNYLRALDPLYLKIFVKSVGIAGLTTLICLVIGFPVALAITFAPPKAKTWLLLAVMLPFWTNLLIRTYALIAVLRTEGYVNQSLEWLWNGMGAGVGALGLGALGPFQPLELLHNNFAVVLGLVYVHLPFMVLPLYSALDRLDTSLIEASLDLGAGHLRTLLTIVAPLALPGIASGVVITFIPALGSYLTPDLLGGPDSQMIANIIERQFKRANDWPFGAALSFLLMYMTFIAIALQAVLSRRGREPA from the coding sequence ATGGAACAGCACTGGAAATCGGCCAAGGCCCTGTTCGGCGCGGTCCTGGCGCCGCCGCTGTTCTGGCTGGCCCTGTTTTTCCTGGTCCCGATGGGGATCGTCTGGCTCTATTCCTTCGGCGAGAACCGGGGCCTGACCGAGATCGCCCTGACCGGGACCTTCTCGAACTATCTCAGGGCCCTCGATCCACTCTACCTGAAGATCTTCGTAAAGTCGGTCGGCATCGCCGGCCTGACCACCCTGATCTGCCTGGTGATCGGCTTCCCGGTCGCCCTTGCCATCACCTTCGCCCCCCCGAAGGCCAAGACCTGGCTGCTCCTGGCCGTCATGCTGCCCTTCTGGACCAATCTCCTGATCCGCACCTATGCCCTGATCGCAGTCCTGCGGACCGAAGGCTACGTCAACCAGTCCCTGGAATGGCTATGGAACGGGATGGGCGCAGGGGTCGGCGCACTCGGACTTGGGGCGCTCGGGCCCTTCCAGCCCCTGGAGCTCCTGCACAACAACTTCGCCGTCGTGTTGGGCCTGGTTTACGTGCACCTGCCCTTCATGGTCCTGCCGCTCTACTCGGCCCTGGACCGCCTGGACACCTCGCTCATCGAGGCCAGCCTCGACCTGGGCGCCGGGCACCTGAGGACCCTCCTGACCATCGTGGCGCCCCTGGCCCTGCCGGGGATCGCCTCGGGGGTGGTGATCACCTTCATCCCGGCCCTGGGGTCCTACCTCACGCCGGACCTGCTGGGCGGACCTGACAGCCAGATGATCGCCAACATCATCGAGCGGCAGTTCAAGCGGGCCAATGACTGGCCCTTCGGCGCGGCCCTGTCCTTCCTCCTGATGTACATGACCTTCATCGCCATCGCCCTGCAGGCGGTGCTCTCGCGGCGCGGACGGGAGCCGGCCTGA
- a CDS encoding ABC transporter substrate-binding protein has product MSMLSGRGASRRSLLTAFGAAAIGVSFSACSQPGAAPAGGGEEPKLNFYNWDTYIGETTLADFKAASGVDVNMSLFATNDELFAKLKAGNPGFDVIVPSNEFVSRMTEAKLIQPLDHSKIPNLKNIDPSFMNPDYDPGRKMSVPYTWLVLGIGYRKSKVKGVPDSWKWLFDSDAYKGKIALLSESADLIRLAAKYKGHSVNNIPPEMVAEIEKMLVRQKPFVKAFHEDNGQDMLLSGEVDLVLEYNGDIAQIMAEDPDIGFVVPKEGSLINSDNLCIPAGAPRPNNAHAFINYLLDAEAGKKISETILYPTPNAAAKALMPESYRNNPAIFPPPDVMAKCEYGAFEGAAKASLYEEVVTRVRAA; this is encoded by the coding sequence ATGTCGATGCTTTCTGGACGCGGCGCGTCCCGCCGCAGCCTGCTCACCGCCTTTGGCGCCGCCGCCATCGGGGTCTCGTTCAGCGCCTGCTCCCAGCCCGGCGCCGCACCCGCCGGCGGCGGCGAGGAACCCAAGCTGAACTTCTACAACTGGGACACCTACATCGGCGAGACGACCCTGGCCGACTTCAAGGCGGCCTCCGGCGTCGACGTGAACATGAGCCTCTTCGCCACCAACGACGAGCTGTTCGCCAAGCTGAAGGCGGGCAATCCGGGCTTCGACGTCATCGTGCCGTCCAACGAGTTCGTCAGCCGGATGACCGAGGCCAAGCTCATCCAGCCCCTCGACCATTCCAAGATCCCGAACCTGAAGAACATCGACCCCAGCTTCATGAACCCGGACTACGATCCCGGCCGGAAGATGTCGGTCCCCTACACCTGGCTGGTCCTCGGCATCGGGTACCGCAAGAGCAAGGTGAAGGGCGTCCCGGACAGCTGGAAATGGCTGTTCGACTCCGACGCCTACAAGGGCAAGATCGCCCTCCTGTCCGAGTCCGCCGACCTGATCCGGCTGGCCGCCAAGTACAAGGGTCACTCGGTCAACAACATCCCGCCCGAGATGGTCGCCGAGATCGAGAAGATGCTGGTCCGCCAGAAGCCCTTCGTGAAGGCCTTCCACGAGGACAACGGCCAGGACATGCTGCTGTCCGGCGAGGTCGACCTGGTCCTGGAGTACAACGGCGACATCGCCCAGATCATGGCCGAGGACCCTGACATCGGCTTCGTCGTGCCCAAGGAGGGCAGCCTGATCAACTCCGATAACCTCTGCATCCCGGCGGGGGCGCCGCGCCCGAACAATGCGCATGCCTTCATCAACTACCTCCTCGACGCCGAGGCCGGGAAGAAGATCAGCGAGACCATCCTTTATCCGACGCCGAACGCGGCGGCGAAGGCGCTGATGCCGGAGAGCTACCGCAACAACCCCGCCATCTTCCCGCCCCCCGACGTCATGGCCAAGTGCGAGTACGGCGCCTTCGAGGGGGCGGCCAAGGCCAGCCTCTACGAGGAGGTGGTCACCCGGGTGCGCGCAGCCTGA
- a CDS encoding glutamine synthetase family protein — translation MPANPVADPEECRAFLAAHPEVRFVEVVFTSMTGVPRGKRLRIEELAAVYDYGRFLPGSVLVVDTQGADCEETGLVWEDGDADRRARPVPGTLTLAPWLGPDVAQVMLSMYELDGTPNDLDPRHVLRRVLDRYAADGLTPVAACELEFYLLDMERGPNGEILPARSVRTGRRPEGIQVYGLPELEDHAPFLRELWDTADIMGLPLEGAISEFAPAQLELTLHHKPDAMAAADDAVRYKRAVKGIAPRHGCEATFMAKPWADRAGSGFHVHVSFADSEGKNLCADERPEGSDLLRHAIGGMKALMADCMAILAPNANSYRRFRANSYAPVAPTWGVNNRTVSLRIPAGPPVTRHVEHRVAGADAHPHLVLAALLAAAHHGIVNRLDPGPAVEGDGYAAAARDGVRLPTDWVAAVDMFERSEVLRDYLGPRFVEMFTSVKRTEQDRFGAVVTALDYDWYLGNA, via the coding sequence ATGCCCGCCAATCCCGTCGCCGATCCCGAGGAATGCCGCGCCTTCCTGGCCGCCCATCCCGAGGTGAGGTTCGTCGAGGTGGTCTTCACCAGCATGACCGGCGTGCCCCGGGGCAAGCGCCTGCGGATCGAGGAGTTGGCGGCGGTCTATGACTACGGCCGCTTCCTGCCGGGCTCCGTCCTGGTCGTCGACACCCAGGGCGCGGACTGCGAGGAGACCGGCCTGGTCTGGGAGGACGGCGACGCTGACCGTCGCGCCCGTCCTGTCCCCGGCACCCTGACGCTTGCGCCCTGGCTGGGCCCGGACGTCGCCCAGGTCATGCTGTCCATGTACGAGCTGGACGGGACCCCCAATGACCTCGACCCCCGCCATGTGCTGCGCCGGGTGCTCGACCGCTACGCCGCCGACGGCCTGACCCCCGTCGCCGCCTGCGAGCTGGAATTCTACCTCCTCGACATGGAACGCGGCCCGAACGGCGAGATCCTCCCGGCCCGCTCCGTCCGCACCGGCCGGCGACCCGAGGGCATCCAGGTCTACGGCCTGCCCGAGCTTGAGGATCACGCCCCCTTCCTGCGCGAGCTCTGGGACACCGCCGACATCATGGGCCTGCCCCTCGAGGGCGCCATCTCCGAGTTCGCCCCGGCCCAGCTCGAGCTGACCCTGCACCATAAGCCCGACGCCATGGCCGCCGCAGACGACGCGGTCCGCTACAAGCGCGCGGTGAAGGGGATTGCGCCGCGACATGGCTGCGAGGCCACCTTCATGGCCAAGCCCTGGGCGGACCGGGCCGGCAGCGGCTTCCATGTGCATGTGAGCTTCGCGGATTCCGAGGGAAAGAACCTCTGCGCCGATGAGCGGCCCGAGGGCTCGGACCTGCTGCGCCACGCCATCGGCGGGATGAAGGCCCTGATGGCGGACTGCATGGCCATCCTGGCGCCCAACGCCAACAGCTACCGGCGGTTCCGGGCCAACTCCTACGCGCCCGTGGCGCCGACCTGGGGGGTGAACAACCGCACCGTCTCCCTGCGCATCCCGGCAGGGCCGCCGGTCACCCGGCACGTAGAGCACCGGGTCGCCGGGGCCGACGCCCATCCCCATCTCGTGCTGGCGGCCCTGCTGGCGGCCGCCCACCATGGGATCGTGAACCGGCTGGACCCGGGGCCGGCGGTGGAGGGCGACGGATACGCCGCCGCAGCCCGGGACGGGGTCCGACTGCCTACCGACTGGGTCGCGGCCGTTGACATGTTCGAACGGTCCGAGGTGCTTCGGGATTACCTTGGCCCGCGCTTCGTGGAGATGTTCACCTCCGTAAAGCGCACGGAGCAGGACCGCTTCGGCGCGGTCGTCACCGCCCTCGACTACGACTGGTATCTGGGCAACGCCTGA
- the thiC gene encoding phosphomethylpyrimidine synthase ThiC, producing the protein MNVQNPIRSEVATGAIPGSRKVHQAGTHWPDIRVPFREVAVHPSAGEPPVTLYDPSGPYTDPTVDIDINRGLARTREPWVVSRGDVEIVSQPREVRPEDNGGASGAHLAPAFEAPRRVYRARAGAAVTQLEYARRGLITPEMEYVAIRENLRRQASDPALRDGEDFGASIPDFVTPEFVRDEVARGRAIIPANINHTELEPMAIGRNFLVKVNANIGNSAVLSTVADEVDKMVWAIRWGADTVMDLSTGRNIHNIRDWIVRNSPVPIGTVPIYQALEKVGGVAEDLNWEVFRDTLIEQAEQGVDYFTIHAGVRLAYIPLTAKRVTGIVSRGGSILAKWCLAHHRENFLYEHFEDICEIMRAYDVSFSLGDGLRPGSLADANDAAQFAELETLGELTKVAWKHGVQTMIEGPGHVPMHKIKANMDKQLAACGEAPFYTLGPLTTDVAPGYDHITSAIGAAMIGWFGTAMLCYVTPKEHLGLPDRKDVKDGVIAYRIAAHAADLAKGHPAARAWDDALSRARFEFRWEDQFNLGLDPETARAYHDETLPKEAFKTAHFCSMCGPKFCSMKISQEIRDAAAAQNDVADGMADMAKRFRDGGGEVYVPLRGGAAD; encoded by the coding sequence ATGAACGTCCAGAATCCCATCCGGTCCGAAGTCGCCACGGGAGCCATTCCGGGCTCGCGCAAGGTCCACCAGGCCGGAACGCACTGGCCTGACATACGCGTGCCGTTCCGTGAGGTGGCCGTCCACCCCTCCGCCGGCGAGCCGCCCGTCACCCTCTACGACCCCTCAGGCCCCTACACCGACCCGACGGTCGACATCGACATCAACCGGGGCCTGGCGCGCACGCGGGAGCCCTGGGTCGTCTCCCGCGGCGACGTCGAGATCGTCTCCCAACCCCGGGAGGTCCGTCCCGAGGACAATGGCGGGGCCTCCGGCGCCCACCTGGCGCCCGCCTTCGAGGCGCCCCGTCGGGTCTACCGCGCCCGCGCCGGCGCCGCCGTCACCCAGCTCGAATACGCCCGCCGGGGGCTCATTACCCCTGAGATGGAGTACGTCGCGATCCGCGAGAACCTGCGTCGCCAGGCCTCGGACCCGGCCCTGCGCGACGGCGAGGACTTCGGCGCCTCCATCCCCGACTTCGTGACGCCCGAGTTCGTCCGCGACGAGGTGGCGAGGGGCCGGGCCATCATCCCGGCCAACATCAACCACACCGAGCTGGAGCCGATGGCCATCGGCCGCAACTTCCTGGTCAAGGTGAACGCCAACATCGGCAACTCCGCCGTCCTCTCCACGGTCGCCGATGAGGTCGACAAGATGGTCTGGGCGATACGCTGGGGCGCCGACACCGTCATGGACCTGTCCACCGGCCGGAACATCCACAACATCCGCGACTGGATCGTGCGCAACAGCCCGGTCCCGATTGGTACAGTGCCGATCTACCAGGCCCTGGAAAAGGTCGGTGGCGTGGCCGAGGACCTCAACTGGGAGGTGTTCCGCGACACCCTTATCGAGCAGGCCGAACAGGGGGTGGACTACTTCACCATCCACGCCGGCGTCCGGCTGGCGTACATTCCCCTGACGGCCAAGCGGGTCACAGGCATCGTCTCCCGGGGCGGCTCCATCCTGGCCAAGTGGTGCCTTGCCCACCATCGCGAGAACTTCCTCTACGAGCACTTCGAGGACATCTGCGAGATCATGCGGGCCTACGACGTCTCGTTCAGCCTTGGCGACGGCCTGCGCCCCGGCTCTCTGGCCGACGCCAATGACGCCGCCCAGTTCGCCGAGCTCGAGACCCTGGGCGAGCTGACCAAGGTGGCCTGGAAGCATGGCGTCCAGACCATGATCGAAGGCCCTGGCCATGTGCCCATGCACAAGATCAAGGCCAATATGGACAAGCAGCTGGCCGCCTGCGGCGAGGCGCCCTTCTACACCCTCGGCCCGCTGACGACGGACGTCGCCCCTGGCTACGACCACATCACCTCGGCCATCGGGGCGGCCATGATCGGATGGTTCGGCACCGCCATGCTCTGCTACGTCACGCCGAAGGAGCATCTCGGCCTGCCGGATCGCAAGGACGTCAAGGACGGGGTCATCGCCTACCGGATCGCCGCCCACGCCGCCGACCTGGCCAAGGGCCATCCCGCCGCCCGCGCCTGGGACGACGCGCTATCGCGGGCCCGGTTCGAGTTCCGCTGGGAGGACCAGTTCAACCTCGGCCTCGACCCCGAGACCGCCCGCGCCTACCACGACGAGACCCTGCCCAAGGAAGCCTTCAAGACCGCCCACTTCTGCTCGATGTGCGGGCCGAAGTTCTGCTCGATGAAGATCAGCCAGGAGATCCGCGATGCGGCGGCGGCCCAGAACGACGTCGCCGACGGCATGGCCGACATGGCGAAGCGCTTCCGTGACGGCGGCGGAGAGGTCTATGTTCCGTTGAGGGGAGGCGCCGCGGACTAG